The genomic segment ATTGCTCATCGCTGAACGCTGCCTTGAAATGCTGGAGCGGGGAGAGCGCGAGGGAAGAATCTATCCAGTGTTTGGGTGGACTCGGCCGCAAGGTCGCTAGCTCAGAACGTCTTTCCAAGCCGCCAAGTGCAATGGCCTGTTCAGCCCTGCCGGCTGGTCGGCGCGGCGGAGTTCATCGATGAACTTGGTTGCCGCCTTGACTTTGCGCGCAGACTTCGCCTCAGGTCGCTTGCCTTTTAGCTTCGATTGCAAGTCTGCAACGGCCATCAAATAGTGAAGACCGCCGAGCTCGTGCGAGTGCCCTTCTTCTTCTATTTCGAGGGAGTACGGGGTTACCAGTTCCTCGTGTGGCTCGAGCTCAGAGAGCCGTTCAAACTCTGAGTACTCGATCGTGTGTATTAGCTGGGAATCGAAGTAGCGCGGAATCCGCGGAGGCGGTCGCTGTCCTTTCCTGCCACCCATGATTCGCTGTCGGGCGAACGCCTGCTCGGGCCATGCCTGGCCGGTGGAGAAGCCAGTAGCGCCGAGTGCAGTCGCGACCCAACCCGTCAGGCCCGAATTGGGGAGGAATAGCTGCTTGTCCTCCAATGCGCAGAGCTCCGCGAGCTCTCGGTAGCCCGCGAGGATCGCGGCGTCTGTCAGCTGGCCGTACCGGACAGGGATCTCGGGCCAGTAGAAACGGAGATACCAGAGTCGCTCGTTGCTTTCGACGATTTCTTGAAGGAGCGTTGCGCGAAGCTCTTCGTCCACGAGCCACTGCCAGTCGAATGTGAGGTTCACCGCCATTGGCGCCTCCGACCCGACATAGGAACGGCTCTCGTCGACGAAGCTCATCGCTCGCGCTATCGACCTCGTTCCGTCGGTAGCGTCAACCCAGCCGCTGGCGGACAGAGAGACGGTAGCCCCAAGGTCGATTTGGATATCCAACGCCAATTTAATCCACTTTGCTTTCGGCTTCTGTGGGGCATCCATGAGGTTGATCCAGTCATCGTTTACCTTGGCGTCGGCATGGGATTCCCATGCCGATGTCGTTGCGTAGTGGAGTTCGGGATCAATGAGAATTACCGGTGCTAGCTGGCAGTTTGCGACGAATTGTTCAACGGCGGTGCGCTTGTGATTATGAAGGGGTACGACAACCCCAATGCCGAGATCTGGAGAATGCAGCCCGTTGATGTATCCGAGAGCTTCAGGAACACGCTTTGCGCCCTGGTAGCTCTTATGCACTAAAAAGGTTGGCACGCCTCCACCAAGTATCGTGGCGAGGTTGGCGGGAGCCGTACCAGCGGCGGGGTCGGAGGCGAGTCCTGACGTTCTCATTTTGCGGCCAACTTCTTTAGATCGGACAGGGTTCGTCGGGAGCTACCGCGCTGGTACTCGTGGTCGGAGAGCATTCGTCCGACGAGCGATTCGAGCTCCGGTGGCACCCTCTCGAGCATGGGGCGTGGGTTACCGACAACGAGGTCGGCGAGGTCATCGATGTGCAGGCCCGCGGTGGTGACAAGGTATGGGTGATTGCCGGTCAATAATTTGTAGAAGAGGACTCCACAAGCCCAAATATCCGAGGCTTTCCGTGCTTTCTCTCCACGAAGTTGTTCGGGGGACATGTACGCGACGGTGCCGACACGAGCTGGGTACACAGTAAAGGTCTCGTCGGCCAGGCCGCGTGAAAGTCCGAAGTCGATCAGAACCGGCCGAGCCCAGTCTCCGTCTCGAAGGATGATGTTGTCGGGCTTTATGTCACGGTGGATCACATCTACCGAGTGGAGCTCGTCAATGGTGCGCATAAGTCCCAGCGCAAACATTACGATTTGCGGCACGGTCGGCAGGCCGTTCGCGGCGAGGTTCTGACCGACACTCCCACCGTCGATGTGCTCGCAAATGAGTACAGTCCTGTTCTCAGTCGCGAACACTGAGCTGCCGCGGGCATTTCGGACAGCGGAATTAGTGGATTCTTCTACGCTGCCAATGCTGGCTGCTGATAACCATAGTGGACTTCATTGGGCCGTCGGTAACCGAGAGCGGAGTGCCGGCGTCGGCTGTTGTAAAACCCTTCGATGTAGCGAATGACGTCGCTGCGAGCTTGTGATTTCGTGGCGTAAGCGGTGCGATAAACACGCTCATTCTTGAGCATCGAGAAGAAACTTTCCGCCATGCTGTTGTCCCAACACACGCCGGTGCGGCCCATGGAGGAACGCATCCCCAGGCCGGACACGAGAGCCCGAAATTCGGCCGAGGTATAGACGCTGCCGCGGTCGGAATGCCAGATCGCGTCGGCCTCGATCACGGTCGTCGCAGCGGCGTTGCGGAGGGCGTCGGCGACGAGCTCGGTGCGCATGTGATCGGCGATGGACCAGCCGACAACCTTCTTGGAATAGCAGTCGATGACGGTGGCCAGATAGATGAATCCTTGCCAGGTATGGATGTAGGTAATATCGCCGACGAACTTCACCCCGGGGCGGTCGGCGGTGAAGTCGCGTTTGACGAGGTCGGGCATGTTGGCGGCCGCTTCGGCATCGGCTTCGGTAGTGATGCGGAAAGGCCGTGGTTGGCAGGCTACGAGGCCAATCTGGCGCATAAGCTGCCGCACCAGCTCGGGCGAGCACTCGGTCTGCTCCGCGGCGAGGTCGGCGTGGATTCGGCGGTATCCGTAGGTGCCGTCGGACTCCTCGAAGAAGTGTTGAATCCGCGCGATCAGGGCCTCTCGCCGGGCCGCGGTCGCGGACTGCGGCCGGATCGCCCAGTGGTAGAAACCGGACGTTGACACGGCCAGCCAGAGGCACATTTTCACCACCGAATTCCGGTTGGTGGGCTCAGAATTTTGGGAGTCGATGTACTCGTACTTGCTCACTACCGCTGCTCCCGCGCGAAGTAAGCGCTGGCTTTTTTCAAGAAAGCGGTCTCCGCCCGCAGCTCTTGAACTTCCCGCTCGAGTTCCTTCAGACGGGCCCGTTCCGACACTGTCAGGTCCGCTTCGGTGCCGCCGTTGGCCTCGCGGTATTTGTTGAGCCAGTTCCGGAGCGTCTCGGGCCCGACGCCGTATGCGGTGGCGACGTCCTTGATCGGTTTGGAGGTATTGATCACCTCGCGGCACAGCTCGTCTTTGAACTCTTGGGTGAAACGCCTACGTGCTGCGGCCATGCTGATCTCTACTTTCAGTGAACTCTCATTTTAAGAGGGCCCGCTGTCCGAGATATCCGCGGCAGCTCACACCACGTCTCGAACGTCTAATAGCCGGACTATGCCGTCCAAGTCGAACTTACGAAGGCCCGCGGTCTCTCGATCGACGAGGAGGAGATTGAAATGTTCCGCGTGCAGGATTTTCACCGCGTAGTCGTCAACGATTCCTTTGACTTCAGTCGCGCAAATCTGCCAAGTCTCGCCGAAGCTGCCGGAGCCCAAGAATACTGCGGTCTCGCACGCAAAAGCAGTTGCGACTTCTTCGGCGCTGAGGGAACTCGTCATTTGAGGTATCCGGTCCTGGATGGTGCGTCGCACTCGCGAATGTTCGTAGTGTGTTGTACGTCTCCCGGAGTGACGACGTGGGCGTCGTCGCCGGTGACGATGGGTTTTAGCGCGCCAGGATTTGGTTTCTGGTGGTCGGCGGCGTCAGGCTGACGATGTCCGGATAGACAAATGGCCCGGCGTGCAATCTTTGAGGATCACGCCGGGCCGTTCTAACGCGTAAGGCCGCGCTGATGCTCACGGTAAGTCATGATCCTGTTGTTGTCGAGTTGGACTTACTGGTCGGGCGCGTGGCGTGCCCCGATTGCGGTGGCCGTTTGCGTCCGTGGGGGTGGGCGAGGGCGCGCGTGATTCGGGAGGGCCTCGGCACGGATTGGACGGGCCGCAGGCTCCGGCCGCGCCGGTCCCGGTGCACGGGCTGCCAGGGCACGCATGTGCTCCTTGAGGTGAAGTTGGCAACGCGGCGGGCCGACACCGCCGACGTGATCGCGGCGGCCGTCGAGGCGAAGGCCGCGCTGGGCTGGGGCCGCCGGAAGATCGCGGCGGACTGCGGCGGACTGCGGCAGACCGGTCTCGACGGTCCGTGGCTGGCTGCGCGCATTCGCCGTCTCGGCCGGTGCGATTGGCGAGCGGTTCACGGCGTTGTTGGTGCGGGATGCTCCCGACGCCGTGGTGCTCTGGCCTAAACCTGTCGGCACCATCGGGGGTGAGGCGTTGTCGGTGTTGATGGCGTATGCCGAGGGTTTGGCTCGTCGGTTTGCCGCGACCGTCACGGTGACGTGGATCCAGGCCGGCATCGCCACGACGAATGGCCGTTTGTTTTGTTCGAGCTGGTGGGCTGCGGGTCCCAACACCAACCGGCCCTTACGCAAAGGTGTGGTCGGCGGGAAGGGTGGCAGGAGCGCCTGCCATATCCCTGTGATCGGCGTCTTCACTGTTTGAGAGGACTCTTCATGCCCGCAACCCCGCCGACCCTCCCGCCGATCGTTCCGCCTGTGGTGCCCCGGGTTTCTCCGGTGAGCCCTGCCGTGTCGCTTCTCGTGCCGGCGGGGTCGCCGTCGGAAACGGCCGTGCGCCGGGACCGGACGGAGAAGATCGCCCTGTTCCGCTACCAACTCATCCGCGCGGCTGCCGATGCCAGCGTCACGACGCGACAGCGCGGTCCGATGGTGCGAGACCTCGCGGCAATGGTGCATCCGGGGCCGTTCGGTGGCACGGTGACGGTTTCCAAAGACACCATCGACCGGTGGATTCGGGCCTGGCGGGCCGGCGGCTTCGACGCGTTGAAACCTCGAGGCCGCGCCCAGGGCGCCGTCACGCCGGCGCAGATCCTGGCGTTGGCAGCAACGCTGAAACGAGAACGGCCCGCCCGCACCTCAGCGCAGGTGCGCCGCATCATGATCGACACCCTCGGCGACGCGCCGAGCGAGTCGACGTTGCTGCGGCACTTCCGCACGCTGGAACTACCGACCGGGGTGCGCGAGGTCTTTGGCCGGTTCGAAGCGGATTACCCCAACGAAATGTGGGTCGGTGACGGCCTCCACGGGCCGCGAGTCAATGGGCGGAAAACGTATCTGTTCGCGTTCCTCGATGACCACACCCGCCTCGTGACGGCAGGCCGGTGGGCCTACGCCGAAGACTCCGTCCGGTTGACTGCGGCCCTCCGACCGGCGTTGGAATCCCGCGGCATTCCGGGCACGATATATGTCGATAACGGGAGCGCTTTTGTTGATGAGTCCCTTGCTCGGACCTGCGCGCGCCTCGGAATTCGCCTGACGCATTCGAAGCCGTATCGTCCGCAGGGCCGCGGGAAGATCGAGCGGTTCTTCAACACCGTCAACTCGCAGTTCCTCACCGAAATCACCACCGTCGACACCGCGACGGGCGTCGTCGATGCTGGGGTGGGCAGTATGGTGACGTCGCTGGATGAGTTGAATGCGTTGTTCAGCTCGTGGGTGGAGATGGTTTACCACCAGGCCGTCCACTCCACGACGGGGCAAACCCCGCTGCAACGCTGGGATGCCAGCTGGGTGGGCCGCAAACCGGTGCGGAAGTCGCGGGACGAGATCGCGGAGGCGTTCCGGTGGTCGGCGATCCGCACGGTGACGAAGTCCGCGACGGTGTCGTTGCAGTCCAACACTTACCAAGTTGATCAGCTCCTGGTCGGCAAACGGGTGGAGCTGGTTTATGACCCCTTCGATCTCGCCGGACTGATCACCGTCTCGGCGGGCAACGGCGTCCCGGCCGGCATCGCCGTCTTGAGCGAGATCCGGCGGCACGTGCATAAAAAGGCCGCCACGGCCGCTGCTGATGAGGCCGAGACCGGCGCGAAGAACGCCGCGTCCGGCATTGACTACCTGCGCCTGGTGGAGACGCGGCATAAGGGCACGATGGCTGGGGAGCCGATCAGCTTCGTCAAAGCGTCCACCTCGAAGCGGCCCGCGGTCGTCTTCGTGCCGAGCATCCAGGAGGCGACCCGATGAGTATCGACACGTTGCAATCGCACTACGGCTTCACCCGCATGCCCTTCGCCCGGGATATCCCGCCGCAAGCCTTGCACCCACACCCCTCGCATCGGGAAGCGATCGCTCGCATCGATTGGTGTGTCAGTCAGCGTCAGCTCGGGGTGATCAGTGGTGAAGTCGGCGCCGGGAAAACCGTCGCTGTTCGCGCTGCTCTCGCCGGGCTAGAACCCTCCCGGCATCAGGTGATCTACATCCCAGACCCGACGATCACGATGCGCGGCATCCACACCCGCATCGTCACCGCGCTCGGCGGAACCCCGGCGTTCTTCTCCGGAGTGCTCGCCTCGCAAACCGCGACGCTGCTCGCCGGGGAACTCGACGAACGTGCTCGGCTGCCCGTCGTCGTGATCGATGAAGCGCACCTGCTCACCAACACCGACCTCGAAGCGCTCCGCATGCTCACCAACAGCGACATGGACACGGGGTCGCATTTCGCGATGCTCCTCATCGGCCAGCCCACACTCCGCCGCCGGCTGAAACTCGCGGTACTCTCTGCGCTGGATCAACGCATCTCGACGCGTTACACAATCACCGGGATGAACGCAGTCGACACCACCGACTACATCCGGCAGCATTTGAAGTTCGCGGGCCGGTCCGATCCGCTCTTCTCCGACGACGCGATCCATGCCATCCACCTCGCATCGCGGGGCTATCCGCGGGCGGTGAACAACCTCGCGGTCGCCGCCTTGATCGCGACCTACGCTGCCGAAAAAGCAATCGTCGACCTGGCCGCGGCGCAATCGGCAATCACCGAGAACAGTGAATGAGCTCGAGTCACCAGTGACGACGACCACGTCACCATCCTGACGAAAGCCCCGCCGGAATCCACCGGCGGGGCTTTTTCATGACCGGCCATCGTCACCAGAGATGACGCCGCCATCGTCAAATAACGCGACGGGCGACAGTAGTGACGCATAACATCTATTCAACCTATCGGCAGCTACCGACGTTCTCGTGGTGAGGATGCCCCCAAACCGGGGAATTGGATCCGATGCTGCAACAGCCTGGCCCTACCGACGGCGTCAAGCTGACCTAGTGAACGACGCTTCCTGACAGCTATCGCCGAGAGTATGAGACTTTATCTGGACATTTCCTTCGGAATGAGGCCGTTCCACTTCCTTGGTAGTGGAACGCCTGGAATCGGTCATAAGGATCTTGGCCGGGCGGCCTTTTTTACATTCCATAAGTCAGGTTCAAGAGGGTGTTTCGTGGGCGGGGTACGGATGTGACTTCCGGTACGTTCGGATGATGGACATCGGTTACGCGCGCGTCTCGACGGCAAAACAAGATCTTGATCGCCAGCTCGACGCCCTGGG from the Cryobacterium sp. CG_9.6 genome contains:
- a CDS encoding DDE-type integrase/transposase/recombinase, encoding MPATPPTLPPIVPPVVPRVSPVSPAVSLLVPAGSPSETAVRRDRTEKIALFRYQLIRAAADASVTTRQRGPMVRDLAAMVHPGPFGGTVTVSKDTIDRWIRAWRAGGFDALKPRGRAQGAVTPAQILALAATLKRERPARTSAQVRRIMIDTLGDAPSESTLLRHFRTLELPTGVREVFGRFEADYPNEMWVGDGLHGPRVNGRKTYLFAFLDDHTRLVTAGRWAYAEDSVRLTAALRPALESRGIPGTIYVDNGSAFVDESLARTCARLGIRLTHSKPYRPQGRGKIERFFNTVNSQFLTEITTVDTATGVVDAGVGSMVTSLDELNALFSSWVEMVYHQAVHSTTGQTPLQRWDASWVGRKPVRKSRDEIAEAFRWSAIRTVTKSATVSLQSNTYQVDQLLVGKRVELVYDPFDLAGLITVSAGNGVPAGIAVLSEIRRHVHKKAATAAADEAETGAKNAASGIDYLRLVETRHKGTMAGEPISFVKASTSKRPAVVFVPSIQEATR
- a CDS encoding serine/threonine-protein kinase — encoded protein: MFATENRTVLICEHIDGGSVGQNLAANGLPTVPQIVMFALGLMRTIDELHSVDVIHRDIKPDNIILRDGDWARPVLIDFGLSRGLADETFTVYPARVGTVAYMSPEQLRGEKARKASDIWACGVLFYKLLTGNHPYLVTTAGLHIDDLADLVVGNPRPMLERVPPELESLVGRMLSDHEYQRGSSRRTLSDLKKLAAK
- a CDS encoding AAA family ATPase, yielding MPFARDIPPQALHPHPSHREAIARIDWCVSQRQLGVISGEVGAGKTVAVRAALAGLEPSRHQVIYIPDPTITMRGIHTRIVTALGGTPAFFSGVLASQTATLLAGELDERARLPVVVIDEAHLLTNTDLEALRMLTNSDMDTGSHFAMLLIGQPTLRRRLKLAVLSALDQRISTRYTITGMNAVDTTDYIRQHLKFAGRSDPLFSDDAIHAIHLASRGYPRAVNNLAVAALIATYAAEKAIVDLAAAQSAITENSE
- a CDS encoding IS3 family transposase (programmed frameshift), yielding MAAARRRFTQEFKDELCREVINTSKPIKDVATAYGVGPETLRNWLNKYREANGGTEADLTVSERARLKELEREVQELRAETAFLKKAKRLLRAGAAVVSKYEYIDSQNSEPTNRNSVVKMCLWLAVSTSGFYHWAIRPQSATAARREALIARIQHFFEESDGTYGYRRIHADLAAEQTECSPELVRQLMRQIGLVACQPRPFRITTEADAEAAANMPDLVKRDFTADRPGVKFVGDITYIHTWQGFIYLATVIDCYSKKVVGWSIADHMRTELVADALRNAAATTVIEADAIWHSDRGSVYTSAEFRALVSGLGMRSSMGRTGVCWDNSMAESFFSMLKNERVYRTAYATKSQARSDVIRYIEGFYNSRRRHSALGYRRPNEVHYGYQQPALAA